From Ignavibacterium sp.:
AACACTCGATCCTTTTGCAACTGGATTATTAATTCTTTGTACCGGCAATAAAACTAAAGAGATAACAAGATATCAGGATTTGAAGAAAACTTACACTGGAGTAATTACTCTTGGTAAATTTTCTGATTCGATGGATACAGAAACTGAAATAAAAGATTATCCTATTCCAGGTGATCTGAATGAATCAAAAATTATTCAGACATCAAAACTTTTCATTGGTGAAATCGAGCAGATTCCACCAATGTACTCAGCAGTTAAAAAAGCTGGAAAGTCCCTTTATGCCTATGCAAGAAAGGGTAAAACTGTTGAAAGAGAACCAAGAAAAGTAACTGTTTACAACTTTGATATTGAAAAAATTTCTTTACCTGAAATTCATTTTACTATTGAATGTTCAAAAGGAACATATATCAGAGTTATAGCTGATGATTTTGGAAAAGCACTTGGAACAAGAGCAATGCTTACTTCATTAAGACGAACTGCAATTGGTGATTACAAAGTTGAAGATGCTTTGCAGGTAGATGAGTTTGTAGAAAAATTTGATTACAAAAATGAAATCAATAAGCAAATGATAAGTTAGTTACTAAGTAGCAGAGATTGATGAATATTTTCAGAGACATAGATGAGATTAAATTTGATAAGAACACAGTTCTGACACTTGGAACTTTTGATGGTATTCATTCGGGACATCAGGAAATCATTAAAAGAGTAATTGATTGCTCTGAAACAGAAAATCTCAGGAATCTTGTTATAACTTTTCATCCTCATCCGAGAAAAGTTATAAATCCTGAATTGAATTTGAAACTGTTAACTACATCAGAAGAACAAATAAAAATTTTTGAGCAACTTGGTGTAAAAAATTTATTCATAATAAACTTCACTAAAGAATTTTCTCAGCTTACACCTGATGAGTTCATAAAGAAATTTCTTGTTGATAAAATCGGACTGAAGAAAATTGTAATTGGTTATGATCATCATTTTGGTAAAGGTCGTGGAGGTGATGTTGAGTTTTTAATTTCATCCGGTCAAAAATATGATTTCGGAGTTATTCAAATTCCACCTTTCTTAATTGATAACGAACCTGTTAGCAGTACAAAAATAAGAGCGGCAATTGAGAACGGGCAGATTGACAAAGCAAACAGGATGCTTGGAAGAGCATATTCATTTTCGGGAATCGTAATTGAAGGTGATAAAAGAGGAAGAGAACTCGGTTATCCAACAGCAAACATAAAACTGAATGATGGAGATAAACTGCTTCCACAAATCGGAATTTATGCAGTGCTTGTTGAACTGAAAGGAATTCATCATAAAGCACTGTTAAGCATTGGCAAAAGACCAACATTTTACAATGACGGAGCGGTTATTCCTGAAGTTTATATATACGATTTTAATAACGATATTTATGGACAGGAAATGAAAGTTTCCGTAATTCAGAAGCTAAGAGGCGAAGAAAAATTTAATTCAGCCGAAGAGCTTATAAATCAAATGAATCTTGATAAAGAAAACGGATTGAAAGTTTTAAATCAAATAAAAGAATTAACTAATTAATTCCGGTTAAATCTGGAATTACATTGTATAACTAAAATCAGAGGTACTAAAATGATCACAAAAGAAAGAAAGCTCGAAATAATTAAAAAGTTCGGCAAAGATGAAAAAGATTCAGGAAGACCTGAAGTTCAGATTGCTCTTTTAACAGAGCGAATCAATGACCTCACAAGTCATTTTGAATCTCATAAAAAAGACCATCACTCAAGAAGAGGATTGATGATGATGGTTGGTAAAAGAAGAAGATTGCTCGATTATCTGATGAAGAAAGACATCGAGAGATACAGAGCAATTATTAAAGAATTAAACATAAGAAAGTAAAAAAACTATTATGGCTATTATTAAAAAAGAAGTTGAAATTGGCGGTAAGTTATTTTCAATTGAAACAGGTCGTTATGCAAGACAGGCAAACGGCGCTGTTATGGTTCGCTACGGAGATACAATGGTGCTTGTTACCGCTGTTGCTTCTGAAGATGTAAAAGATGATCAGGATTTCTTTCCTTTGCAGGTTGAGTATCGTGAAAAAACTTCTGCAGCCGGAAAAATTCCGGGTGGGTATATTAAAAGAGAAGGAAGACCAACCGAAAAAGAAATCCTTAGTGCAAGACTTTGCGACCGTCCGATAAGACCACTGTTTCCTAAAAACTTTATGAATGAAACTCAGGTTATTGCAATGGTTTTATCGTATGATGGTGAAAATGATGCAGATGTGCTTGCAGCTTGCGGTGCTTCGGCAGCATTGACAATCTCCGACATCCCGTTTGACGGACCGATGGGTGAAGTTCGTGTTGGAAGAGTTGATGGACAGTTTGTAATAAACCCAACTCATCAGCAGCTTGAAGTAAGTGATATGGAACTTGTTGTTGCTGGCACAAGCGATTCGATTATGATGGTTGAAGGTGAAGCAAAAGAATTAAGTGAATCTGAAATGCTTGAAGCGTTGAGATTTGCTCAGACTGAAATCAGGAAGATTGTTGAAATTCAACTCGAGCTTCAGAAAGAAGCTGGAAAACAAAAATGGGTTGTTCCGGAAAAAGTTATTGATGAAAATCTTAAAAACGATGTCAATGAACTCGCATTAGAAAAATTAAAATCAATCGTTTATTCAGTTCTTACCAAAGAAGAACGTTCAGCTAAGAATAAAGAACTCGCTGAGTTTGTTAAGACTTCTCTGGCTGAAAAATATCCTGAGCAGGAAAAAGTTATTGCTGAACTACTTCATGATATGGAAAAAGAACTGATGCGTCAGCGAATTCTTACTGAAGGAATCAGACTTGATGGAAGAAAAACAACTGATATAAGACCAATTACAATTGAAACATCGTTGCTTCCGAGAACTCACGGTTCAGCATTATTCACAAGAGGTGAAACTCAAAGCTTAACTACTGTGACACTCGGAACAAAAAACGATGAACAATTAGTAGATGGTTTGCTTCAGGAATACACAAAAAAATTCATGTTGCATTATAACTTCCCACCATTTTCTGTTGGTGAAGTTGGAAGATTAACCGGAGTAAGCAGAAGAGAGATTGGTCACGGAAATCTTGCTGAAAGATCTCTCAAACAGGTTTTTCCTTCCGAAGATGTTTTCCCTTACACAGTTCGGGTAATTTCCGATATTCTTGAATCGAACGGATCATCTTCAATGGCAACTGTTTGTGCTGGTTCACTTGCAATGATGGATGCTGGAATTCCGATTAAAGCTGCAGTTTCTGGTATTGCAATGGGACTTGTTAAAGAAGGAGAGCAATATGCAATCCTTTCAGATATTCTTGGGAATGAAGATCATCTTGGTGATATGGATTTCAAAGTTGCCGGCACATCAAAAGGAATTACCGGGCTTCAAATGGATATCAAGATTCAGGGAATTTCTTTTGAGATAATGGAGAAAGCATTGGCTCAGGCAAAAGAAGGACGAATGAAAATTCTTGAAATAATGAATCAGGCAATTTCAGAACCTCGTCCACATCTTTCACCTTATGCACCAAGATTAATTACAATGAAAATTGATACTGACCA
This genomic window contains:
- the truB gene encoding tRNA pseudouridine(55) synthase TruB; protein product: MNQTHPDFQSGEVILIDKPAFWSSFKVVHNVRKAIGVKKVGHAGTLDPFATGLLILCTGNKTKEITRYQDLKKTYTGVITLGKFSDSMDTETEIKDYPIPGDLNESKIIQTSKLFIGEIEQIPPMYSAVKKAGKSLYAYARKGKTVEREPRKVTVYNFDIEKISLPEIHFTIECSKGTYIRVIADDFGKALGTRAMLTSLRRTAIGDYKVEDALQVDEFVEKFDYKNEINKQMIS
- a CDS encoding bifunctional riboflavin kinase/FAD synthetase; the encoded protein is MNIFRDIDEIKFDKNTVLTLGTFDGIHSGHQEIIKRVIDCSETENLRNLVITFHPHPRKVINPELNLKLLTTSEEQIKIFEQLGVKNLFIINFTKEFSQLTPDEFIKKFLVDKIGLKKIVIGYDHHFGKGRGGDVEFLISSGQKYDFGVIQIPPFLIDNEPVSSTKIRAAIENGQIDKANRMLGRAYSFSGIVIEGDKRGRELGYPTANIKLNDGDKLLPQIGIYAVLVELKGIHHKALLSIGKRPTFYNDGAVIPEVYIYDFNNDIYGQEMKVSVIQKLRGEEKFNSAEELINQMNLDKENGLKVLNQIKELTN
- the rpsO gene encoding 30S ribosomal protein S15; this translates as MITKERKLEIIKKFGKDEKDSGRPEVQIALLTERINDLTSHFESHKKDHHSRRGLMMMVGKRRRLLDYLMKKDIERYRAIIKELNIRK
- the pnp gene encoding polyribonucleotide nucleotidyltransferase, with translation MAIIKKEVEIGGKLFSIETGRYARQANGAVMVRYGDTMVLVTAVASEDVKDDQDFFPLQVEYREKTSAAGKIPGGYIKREGRPTEKEILSARLCDRPIRPLFPKNFMNETQVIAMVLSYDGENDADVLAACGASAALTISDIPFDGPMGEVRVGRVDGQFVINPTHQQLEVSDMELVVAGTSDSIMMVEGEAKELSESEMLEALRFAQTEIRKIVEIQLELQKEAGKQKWVVPEKVIDENLKNDVNELALEKLKSIVYSVLTKEERSAKNKELAEFVKTSLAEKYPEQEKVIAELLHDMEKELMRQRILTEGIRLDGRKTTDIRPITIETSLLPRTHGSALFTRGETQSLTTVTLGTKNDEQLVDGLLQEYTKKFMLHYNFPPFSVGEVGRLTGVSRREIGHGNLAERSLKQVFPSEDVFPYTVRVISDILESNGSSSMATVCAGSLAMMDAGIPIKAAVSGIAMGLVKEGEQYAILSDILGNEDHLGDMDFKVAGTSKGITGLQMDIKIQGISFEIMEKALAQAKEGRMKILEIMNQAISEPRPHLSPYAPRLITMKIDTDQIGLVIGPGGKTIQGMQRLFGVEIVIDEDGTVNIASPNRENAQKCKEYIKKLTATPEVGEVYEGVVTKIMDFGAFVEILPGKEGLLHISQIDNKRVNKVTDYFKVGDKVLVKLMKIEDGKLSLSRKEVLNNSEENKQKEKQQ